The following coding sequences lie in one Rutidosis leptorrhynchoides isolate AG116_Rl617_1_P2 chromosome 4, CSIRO_AGI_Rlap_v1, whole genome shotgun sequence genomic window:
- the LOC139844159 gene encoding uncharacterized protein encodes MTTVGTTMDQPDKANKLGAKNNDKVQNSASGFKRWGRKGPFIRYGLPMISLTVFGALGLGHLLQGSKDIAKVKDDQEWEILETKKALSRTGPIEAYKPKNLSLEEELKALQQSVDINNYEYKKIPKPNEAN; translated from the exons ATGACAACAGTTGGAACAACTATGGATCAACCTGATAAAGCTAATAAACTTGgagctaaaaataatgataaagttCAAAATTCAGCTTCAGGGTTCAAAAGATGGGGAAGAAAAGGGCCATTTATTAGATACGGTCTTCCTATGATCTCACTCACTGTTTTTGGAGCACTTGGGCTTGGTCATCTCTTGCAGGGCAG CAAGGATATAGCTAAGGTGAAAGACGACCAAGAGTGGGAGATTCTTGAAACAAAAAAAGCTCTTTCAAGAACGGGACCAATTGAAGCTTACAAGCCTAAAAATTTATCTCTTGAGGAGGAGCTAAAG GCTTTGCAGCAGAGTGTTGACATAAACAACTATGAATATAAGAAGATCCCCAAACCAAATGAAGCTAACTGA
- the LOC139841433 gene encoding receptor like protein kinase S.2-like, with the protein MSSLFKELDYIRIPYADIKAATNHFDINNMIQIPYENYYVYEGELFRSGKRINIIVERIIDIREVQLLEGVSVMSRFKHKNIPTFVGFCCNYDWGYLVSECEFMASLNQILNTPHPNIRKSEYHIRENLTCYHMLQICLGVARALSHIHDCHAIHGSFNRDKIFLDKDFEAKVVGFIDVPEINHLIKYTTHYVDPEYERTKTVTPKSDVYSFGVVLIDVFCRQYARRDQPWEYTHFDDNICKQMNSKALTILLETLNKCLNNEREERPDMAEVVKQLEEALFLQWKHENPEIIKIGLADVKLATENFAEKYLIGSGGYGKVYKTQLTILEIQGMNEKEIPKNEILKKRNLFTKLILGGKNKKEIPKNETPNKECPKKHLTVAIKHILKDENGQGRQGFFLEIEMLRRCKHPNIVSLIGYCDEDSELILVYEFVPNGSLDDYLGSIKKETHLNWVSRIKICLDIAHGLDYLHTKVSDEERIIHRDIKSANILLGTNWEAKIADFGLSKFYRVNQLTSTILTDRIAGTDVYLDPEYGKTGKLKKQSDIYSFGVVLFEIFSGTLAYEKIYTDENNKGLAAVARRRFSEGTLMEIVDPQVMEETEEHCFGLKVGPNHESLETFAKIAIQCLAETQGERPKLTDITKELEIALNLQVSRCFKSNTTSIFSVCLTSKQLETRKDILEFSLEDMQLATENFSEKNFIKKEGFGMLFRGEVPNDIGCKIPVILKVTKSSEENNFLRELEILFGHKHENIIGILGYCNEKDDKIIVYENAYNVNTLNSHVNDVSFTWTKRLEICLGIANGLKFLHKGFARKQSVVHRDIKSANIILNGDWTPKICGFGFSLIIRKNQETEYFVNDVPGSPDYCDPVYEKTGFLTKESDIYSFGVVLFEMMCGTLACVKDFRKSAQFQDFLVDDIVLEGIQERIEAKSLATFGSIVHQCLHEEPEKRPKADEVYVQIKKALDIQVLNDRLTVKRDLYSLNLEEGGNLSDHIVTFNRLVSKLSNINEIMKEEDLALYMLLSLPKSYKRFVDDMLTGITSLKLKDVLRKLDDNK; encoded by the exons atgtcatcTTTGTTCAAAGAGCTTGATTACATACGAATCCCGTATGCTGATATCAAAGCTGCTACCAATCACTTTGACATCAACAACATGATACAAATCCCGTATGAGAATTATTATGTGTACGAAGGAGAACTATTTCGGTCTGGAAAAAGAATCAATATTATTGTAGAAAGGATTATAGATATCCGAGAAGTACAACTCTTAGAAGGGGTATCAGTTATGTCTCGTTTTAAGCATAAAAATATTCCCACTTTTGTTGGGTTTTGTTGCAACTACGACTGGGGTTACTTAGTTAGTGAGTGTGAATTTATGGCAAGTCTCAACCAAATACTAAACACACCTCATCCAAATATCAGGAAATCAGAATATCACATCCGTGAAAACCTTACATGTTACCACATGTTGCAAATATGTTTGGGTGTTGCCCGAGCCTTGAGTCATATCCATGATTGTCATGCCATACATGGCAGTTTCAACAGAGATAAAATATTTTTGGATAAAGATTTTGAGGCTAAGGTTGTTGGTTTTATTGATGTCCCTGAAATTAATCATCTTATTAAATATACCACCCACTATGTTGACCCAGAGTATGAAAGGACCAAAACTGTCACACCGAAAAGTGATGTGTATTCTTTCGGTGTGGTTTTGATTGACGTGTTTTGTCGGCAGTACGCACGTCGAGATCAGCCCTGGGAGTATACACACTTTGATGATAATATATGCAAACAAATGAACTCAAAAGCATTGACCATTTTGTTAGAAACGCTTAATAAATGCTTGAATAATGAACGTGAAGAGCGCCCAGACATGGCCGAGGTTGTGAAACAACTTGAGGAAGCTTTATTTCTTCAATGGAAACATGAAAATCCG GAAATCATCAAGATTGGACTTGCTGATGTGAAGTTAGCCACAGAGAATTTTGCTGAAAAATACCTTATTGGATCTGGTGGATATGGTAAGGTGTATAAAACACAACTCACCATTTTGGAAATCCAAGGGATGAATGAAAAGGAAATTCCTAAGAATGAAATTCTTAAGAAACGCAACCTTTTTACAAAGTTAATTTTGGGAGGGAAGAACAAAAAGGAAATTCCTAAGAATGAAACTCCTAATAAGGAATGTCCTAAGAAACACCTTACTGTAGCAATAAAACATATCTTAAAAGATGAAAATGGGCAAGGTAGACAAGGATTCTTTCTAGAAATTGAAATGCTTCGTAGATGTAAGCATCCCAACATAGTGTCACTTATCGGTTATTGTGATGAAGATTCTGAATTGATCCTTGTATATGAGTTTGTTCCAAATGGTTCCCTTGATGATTATTTAGGAAGCATAAAAAAAGAAACTCATCTTAACTGGGTTAGTCGGATTAAAATTTGCCTTGATATTGCACATGGGTTGGATTATCTACACACAAAGGTGAGTGATGAAGAAAGGATAATACATCGTGATATCAAAAGTGCCAACATATTATTGGGAACAAATTGGGAGGCCAAGATTGCTGACTTTGGGCTCTCCAAGTTCTACCGTGTGAATCAATTGACGAGCACTATCTTGACAGATAGAATTGCAGGCACTGATGTGTACTTGGATCCTGAATATGGAAAGACGGGTAAATTAAAAAAGCAATCAGACATATACTCATTCGGAGTTGTTTTGTTCGAAATATTCTCTGGAACATTGGCCTATGAAAAAATTTACACCGATGAAAATAACAAGGGACTTGCAGCAGTAGCACGGAGGCGCTTCTCTGAGGGAACACTAATGGAAATAGTAGACCCACAAGTAATGGAAGAAACTGAGGAACACTGTTTTGGTCTGAAGGTGGGACCTAATCATGAGTCTCTGGAAACATTTGCAAAAATTGCAATTCAATGTTTAGCAGAAACTCAAGGGGAGCGACCAAAACTGACAGACATCACTAAGGAACTTGAAATTGCATTAAACCTTCAAGTAAGTCGATGCTTTAAATCCAATACGACAAGTATTTTCTCTGTATGCTTGACCTCTAAACAATTA GAAACTCGCAAGGACATTCTTGAATTTTCACTCGAGGACATGCAATTGGCCACCGAAAACTTTAGTGAAAAAAATTTCATTAAAAAGGAAGGGTTTGGGATGTTATTTCGAGGAGAAGTTCCAAATGACATTGGATGTAAAATTCCAGTCATTTTAAAGGTCACCAAATCTTCAGAAGAAAATAATTTTTTAAGAGAGCTTGAAATCCTCTTCGGGCATAAACACGAAAATATTATCGGCATTCTTGGCTATTGCAATGAAAAAGATGATAAAATTATCGTTTATGAAAATGCATATAACGTAAATACTCTCAATAGCCATGTGAATGATGTTAGTTTTACATGGACAAAAAGACTTGAGATATGCTTAGGCATTGCAAACGGGTTAAAATTTCTTCATAAAGGTTTTGCAAGAAAACAATCGGTTGTACATAGAGACATTAAAAGCGCTAATATCATACTAAATGGGGATTGGACTCCAAAAATATGTGGTTTCGGGTTTTCCTTGATAATTCGTAAAAATCAAGAGACGGAATATTTCGTTAATGATGTTCCTGGGTCACCCGATTATTGTGATCCTGTCTACGAGAAAACTGGTTTTTTAACTAAAGAATCTGATATTTATTCCTTTGGTGTGGTTTTATTTGAGATGATGTGTGGAACACTTGCATGTGTAAAGGATTTTAGAAAATCTGCGCAATTTCAAGACTTCTTAGTTGATGATATTGTTTTAGAGGGTATTCAGGAACGAATTGAAGCCAAATCGCTAGCTACATTTGGAAGTATTGTCCATCAATGCTTGCATGAAGAGCCAGAAAAACGACCAAAAGCGGATGAAGTATATGTGCAAATCAAGAAAGCATTAGATATCCAA GTGTTGAACGATAGATTGACTGTCAAAAGAGATCTGTATTCGCTGAATCTCGAAGAAGGAGGTAATCTGAGTGACCATATTGTCACCTTTAATCGCTTAGTTTCGAAGTTGTCCAACATAAAtgagattatgaaagaagaggaCTTGGCACTATATATGTTGTTATCATTACCCAAATCGTACAAacgatttgtggatgatatgttaaCAGGTATCACCAGCTTGAAACTTAAAGACGTGCTTCGGAAGTTAGATGACAACAAGTAA